Proteins from one Podospora pseudoanserina strain CBS 124.78 chromosome 1, whole genome shotgun sequence genomic window:
- a CDS encoding hypothetical protein (EggNog:ENOG503NWY2; COG:O), producing MVSLVVARTARTTTTTTMARTTMARTTMARTTMVRITTTTITTTTTTTTTTTTTTGNNNQASETCLAAAALQTGSQSTGQNGAQAADGQVNSATDNANFINFCEGKTLTNGLQNRDGSCNGIPMGEIPSANRMVSTVILNPKNGDDLEPLTTFQIQVNVANMQLGAFTNATSTYYSAPQTLNGGGQIIGHTHVTVQDTGNTLNPTQPLDATVFAFFKGINDAGNGNGQLAAEVTGGLPTGCYRVCTMSSASNHQPVLMPVAQRGSQEDCRYFSVGGACANNNNNNNNNNNNNGGGNNNNNNNGGNNNNNNNNNGGNQGQNNQGQNQGQNQGNQGQGNQGQQNNQGNQGNNQGQNNQGNQNNNQGNQGAGNQAGGGSGAGNNGNGNNGGNNNNNGGGNAGAAIAGIQPPPVTDSGNADRPFAVNGNTFVTRQEAQFRACAIQNNACAGAVNSGQAPGRTVPDCNAQEAACRAAA from the exons ATGGtcagtttggtggtggccagaACggccagaacaacaacaacaacaacaatggccAGAACAACAATGGCCAGAACAACAATGGCCAGAACAACAATGGTCagaataacaacaacaacaataacaacaacaacaacaacaacaacaacaacaacaacaacaacggggAACAACAACCAGGCGTCGGAGACTTGTCTGGCTGCGGCTGCTCTCCAGACTGGTTCTCAGTCTACCGGCCAGAACGGTGCCCAGGCTGCAGATGGTCAGGTCAACTCTGCTAC TGACAATGCCAACTTCATCAACTTCTGCGAGGGCAAAACATTGACCAACGGTCTGCAAAACCGGGATGGCTCCTGCAACGGTATCC CAATGGGTGAAATTCCCTCCGCCAACCGCATGGTCTCGACTGTCATTCTCAACCCCAAGAACGGCGATGATCTCGAGCCGCTCACGACCTTCCAGATTCAGGTCAATGTCGCCAACATGCAGCTCGGCGCCttcaccaacgccaccagCACCTACTACTCGGCTCCCCAGACCCTCAACGGAGGCGGCCAGATCATTGGTCACACTCACGTCACTGTTCAGGACACTGGCAACACCTTGAACCCCACCCAGCCCCTGGATGCCACTgtctttgccttcttcaagGGTATCAACGATGCTGGTAACGGCAACGGTCAGCTCGCCGCTGAAGTCACTGGTGGTCTCCCTACTGGCTGCTACCGTGTCTGCACCATGTCCAGTGCTTCCAACCATCAGCCCGTTCTGATGCCCGTTGCCCAGCGTGGTTCCCAAGAGGACTGCCGCTACTTctctgttggtggtgcttgcgccaacaacaacaacaacaacaacaacaacaacaacaacaacggcggtggcaacaacaacaacaacaacaacggtggcaataacaacaacaacaacaacaacaatggcgGCAACCAGGGTCAGAACAACCAGGGCCAGAACCAGGGCCAGAACCAGGGCAACCAGGGGCAGGGTAATCAGGGGCAGCAGAACAACCAGGGCAACCAAGGTAATAACCAAGGCCAGAACAACCAGGGAAACCAAAATAATAACCAAGGCAACCAGGGCGCCGGAAATCAGGCGGGCGGAGGTTCGGGGGCCGGAaacaacggcaacggcaataATGGCggcaacaataacaacaacggAGGCGGTAACGCCGGTGCTGCCATTGCCGGCATCCAGCCCCCTCCCGTGACCGACTCTGGCAACGCGGACCGCCCGTTCGCAGTCAACGGTAACACCTTCGTGACCAGGCAGGAGGCTCAGTTCCGCGCCTGCGCCATCCAGAACAACGCCTGCGCCGGCGCCGTCAACTCTGGCCAGGCTCCTGGTCGCACCGTCCCTGACTGCAATGCGCAAGAAGCGGCTTGCCGAGCGGCTGCTTAA
- a CDS encoding hypothetical protein (EggNog:ENOG503P55S; COG:S), with amino-acid sequence MASTKDARRPDLIVPFQEPASKGDNPELASTLSSTLPMAAIFMRNRYVGWAAVAFSLQSWLGESEETKKSNSSPGYFAVGMSLMSLIVTYLPLFLPPSPGLQQGSSTEAPAPVPPA; translated from the exons ATGGCCTCAACCAAAGATGCCCGCAGACCGGACTTGA TTGTCCCCTTTCAAGAACCCGCCAGCAAGGGGGACAATCCCGAGCTTGCCTCAACTCTCTCCTCCACTCTACCAATGGCGGCTATCTTCATGCGCAACCGCTATGTTGGATG GGCCGCTGTTGCTTTCTCCCTCCAGTCCTGGCTTGGAGAGTCTgaagagaccaagaagagcaaCTCTTCCCCCGGATACTTTGCCGTGGGCATGTCAT TGATGTCCCTAATCGTTACCTaccttcccctcttcctccccccttctcccggTCTTCAACAGGGGAGCTCGACCGAGGCTCCTGCCCCGGTTCCTCCTGCCTAA
- the MC69 gene encoding Secreted virulence factor mc69 (EggNog:ENOG503P71J), with product MKFIAVVMSLCVSLASAGVVIIPIKPEQVVPKASEDCYFGVVTPMGCGTSQEQLDNITSRHKHDVIGDML from the exons aTGAAGTTCATCGCTGTTGTCATGTCGCTTTGCGtctccctcgccagcgcGGGAGTGGttatcatccccatcaagcCGGAGCAGGTCGTTCCCAAGGCGTCGGAGGATTGTTACTTTGGGGTTGTAACGCCTATGGGGTGCGGG ACCTCTCAGGAACAACTAGATAATATCACCTCTCGGCATAAACATGATGTGATTGGGGACATGCTCTAG
- the SRB8 gene encoding RNA polymerase II mediator complex subunit (BUSCO:EOG092605ZA; EggNog:ENOG503NVBZ; COG:K) has protein sequence MTSRPPLGVQQRQPQQHSLAGPGLSQRPAAHQRALSQQQQFLPPSPIRKETGSFEFTPPDYNDGANTRYPGQRRGGSRLKLELSHESLESITHTGIIESPNAIDSSKPFTPSRMMLPTDSSDLGDMSPHFSHLPTVDLDAPLPMPQRRLRITLPRRDPPPIPSTTTRKDVPPKPYQVEVPSAAPRYYTHGKVEARPRKGGAASTAGHLAPPPSIGYADFYPWMGNHPEDQFSENVIRQGHFDKPAFNPDTQSGKYAIFPSMKGANSSLHTLSAIFTAALGARRNNGQIASHSTFRYPPRVTVTDTKRELWLKDLANPASSLRRLARTIPHGLRNQALLEQCLNKRIPFERAVWLIQCVGANELRTCKRKGVSLAQSFAAEVRWIKDWTVSVQKFVENVLFSFDDKDWKARVQYVVLLATHLYEQYLLDRETYMEWLVSSFENSNQNRLPMWMLITEIYWKDLLKLRRYGRRLVTALISHHQLVFNHPDRDILQPLLSKTTTLLNTLILSSPENFVSPSVWSKYRDTIKACLPVGDTERHDAFAAIGSRNEQLMASGNRSQPAARHILVQWLDRNTQAPMSEEGPANSWNISKDKSALARALLEWCTSLYRPGKTKVYIAGQLLQHWSMLGLDVTTEILDFLDADPCAQKERKDHLYHLVCELVRSKDFSVPRYIQWLSARGGITNPEDILPDGPASTRLLAEIPPFGLSSEQRNLRSGMLRRASFSVDDEARDAEMALKLVRQSLGLPLDPADPIRQRKPRSINKISQQIQTASRALKAEIGRWLRDSVASTYGGKDKTGSGGPGASPTLFGSIRQILEAAEDLSMLADVLRSLISNACVEVLAAIANTVNRHFFIFSALGVSKGLFNDLSKKLRAVYLEQGPGARPLLVSLVSLAPRIPGMDELATQLRKDLALSSRQNPVDACSPVSDNMIARLQDDSNDLHEEIEKLLAASTSVDRKIMENLFQTIIQRLHQSWGESADKQRVCSVLLARLRVFDMPLFDALMAKWIAYLRTLTNRPSIDRIFPLLVSNGCLTMPTILASTSDSSTPTPITRVPTGGASWPQIVQITYRTRYMQEALKLLMNPLRPDYDLITPEEIYRFTNLQEQVLRENPKDMLALIGSAMAEYSFARAQNDTLGLPLDDPIIQERLSTLIKLLVLKDAAGVGRALAAWAARSPDGYVGSWIDNMTTKLLLPSADRHTHITFDQILELTNEFTWPFCHLQLFLQTSTPPTDQSNNQQAPAADRQPSTLDSLTSAMDRAIDKKNLTWVGIVLSLNVEVVQQLKGRAQSRFLGLIPSPREPLPVNTAGPVPEQSLQMAENLLSVIEALMRGSPPGARQPQLPPEVVIKLSDLWELVANPELDLSAKQQIITRWLPLLLNFITLHTQAFDASKASSDIRARLLVVCAGLMQELDALHGPGAHTRGLAARVFDLGCVLSDNLPEEQRGQCVRALFGTGSGNGGGDGRLRYLLSWAGSGSNGCEGIWVSVRNGGGRWRWGGSSRDR, from the exons ATGACCTCCCGGCCCCCACTGGGCGTCCAGCAGCGACAGCCCCAGCAGCATTCGCTGGCCGGGCCAGGTTTGTCGCAACGGCCGGCAGCGCATCAGCGCGCCctctcacagcagcagcagttccTGCCACCGTCACCCATACGAAAAGAGACAGGTTCGTTCGAATTCACTCCGCCAGATTATAACGATGGCGCAAACACGAGGTATCCGGGCCAGCGCCGCGGCGGTTCGCGCCTCAAGCTCGAGCTGTCGCACGAGTCCCTCGAGTCCATTACCCATACCGGCATCATCGAGTCGCCCAACGCCATCGACTCCTCGAAACCCTTCACTCCCTCTCGCATGATGCTCCCTACCGACTCCTCCGACCTGGGCGACATGAGCCCACACTTTTCCCATCTCCCGACCGTCGATCTGGACGCCCCTTTGCCCATGCCCCAGCGCCGGTTACGAATCACGCTTCCCCGTCGCGACCCCCCACCGATACCTTCTACCACGACAAGAAAAGACGTGCCGCCGAAGCCATACCAAGTCGAGGTACCATCTGCTGCTCCGCGCTACTATACACATGGCAAAGTCGAAGCCCGGCCACGAAAAGGAGGCGCCGCTTCTACAGCGGGACAtctggctcctcctccgtcgaTTGGCTATGCAGACTTCTATCCCTGGATGGGAAATCATCCAGAGGATCAGTTTTCCGAAAATGTTATTCGACAGGGCCACTTTGACAAGCCAGCGTTCAACCCCGATACGCAGTCGGGCAAGTACGCCATATTCCCGTCGATGAAAGGGGCAAACAGTTCGCTCCATACACTCTCCGCCATATTTACCGCCGCTCTGGGAGCAAGAAGAAACAACGGCCAGATCGCGTCTCATTCGACCTTTAGGTACCCGCCTCGAGTGACGGTTACCGACACAAAGAGGGAATTATGGCTGAAGGATCTTGCCAATCCTGCTTCCTCCCTTCGAAGGCTTGCTCGAACCATCCCCCATGGCCTCCGAAACCAGGCCTTGCTCGAACAGTGCTTGAACAAGAGGATTCCGTTTGAGCGCGCGGTGTGGTTGATACAATGTGTCGGTGCGAACGAGCTACGGACCTGCAAGCGGAAGGGCGTTAGTCTCGCCCAATCTTTCGCTGCTGAAGTCCGTTGGATTAAGGACTGGACGGTCTCCGTGCAGAAGTTCGTTGAAAATgtgctcttctcctttgaCGACAAGGACTGGAAAGCCAGGGTCCAGTACGTGGTTCTTCTGGCTACACACCTATACGAGCAATATTTGCTTGATCGGGAGACGTACATGGAGTGGCTTGTCTCCAGTTTCGAAAACAGCAATCAGAATCGGCTTCCCATGTGGATGCTCATCACCGAGATATATTGGAAAGATTTACTCAAGCTCAGGAGATATGGACGGAGACTGGTCACCGCTCTTATTAGTCATCATCAGCTG GTCTTCAACCATCCGGACAGAGACATATTGCAACCGCTGCTttcaaaaacaacaacactgcTCAATACACTGATACTAAGCAGTCCGGAAAACTTCGTATCGCCTTCTGTTTGGTCAAAATATCGAGACACGATCAAAGCATGCTTGCCAGTTGGTGATACAGAACGGCATGACGCCTTCGCAGCTATTGGGTCTCGAAACGAGCAGCTCATGGCATCTGGAAACAGATCACAGCCGGCCGCCCGCCACATATTAGTGCAGTGGTTGGACAGGAACACTCAGGCACCCATGTCGGAAGAAGGGCCTGCGAATTCTTGGAACATTTCCAAGGACAAATCTGCGCTGGCAAGGGCCCTGCTGGAGTGGTGCACTTCGCTTTACCGCCCAGGAAAAACGAAAGTCTACATCGCCGGTCAGCTGTTGCAACACTGGAGCATGCTGGGCTTGGACGTCACCACCGAAATCTTGGATTTTTTAGATGCTGACCCTTGTGCGCAAAAGGAGCGCAAAGACCACCTCTATCATCTTGTCTGCGAGCTTGTTCGCTCCAAGGACTTCTCTGTGCCGCGTTACATCCAATGGCTCAGCGCAAGGGGAGGTATAACTAATCCTGAGGATATTCTGCCTGATGGACCGGCATCCACGCGACTTCTTGCAGAGATTCCTCCTTTCGGCCTGTCGAGCGAGCAGAGGAATCTTAGAAGTGGAATGCTTCGACGTGCCTCGTTCAGCGTGGACGATGAAGCACGAGACGCAGAAATGGCTCTAAAGTTAGTGAGGCAGTCCCTAGGCCTCCCCCTGGATCCAGCAGACCCCATCCGGCAGCGAAAACCACGAAGTATCAATAAAATCAGCCAGCAAATACAAACCGCCAGTCGAGCGCTCAAGGCAGAAATCGGTCGCTGGCTCCGGGATAGTGTGGCTTCCACATATGGTGGAAAGGACAAGACAGGGAGCGGTGGCCCTGGAGCATCGCCGACGTTATTTGGCAGCATTCGACAAATCCTCGAAGCTGCTGAGGATTTGTCCATGCTTGCAGACGTTCTGAGATCGCTCATCTCCAACGCTTGCGTAGAGGTACTGGCCGCCATAGCGAACACGGTCAACCGAcacttcttcatcttctcgGCTTTGGGTGTCTCCAAAGGACTTTTCAACGACTTGAGCAAAAAGCTCAGGGCTGTCTATCTGGAGCAGGGACCTGGAGCCCGACCACTGTTGGTCTCACTCGTCTCCCTAGCCCCAAGAATACCTGGGATGGACGAGCTGGCCACACAACTCAGGAAAGATTTGGCACTTAGCAGTCGTCAAAATCCCGTGGACGCCTGTTCGCCTGTTTCGGACAATATGATTGCTCGGCTGCAGGATGATAGCAACGACTTGCACGAGGAGATCGAGAAGCTGCTGGCTGCCAGCACAAGCGTGGACAGGAAAATTATGGAGAACCTGTTCCAGACCATCATCCAGAGGCTACATCAAAGCTGGGGAGAGTCAGCCGACAAGCAACGGGTATGCAGTGTCCTCCTTGCTCGGTTGCGTGTTTTTGACATGCCGCTCTTTGATGCCCTTATGGCAAAGTGGATTGCCTACCTGCGGACTCTGACCAATCGGCCCTCTATCGATCGCATCTTTCCTCTCCTGGTCTCGAACGGATGCCTAACGATGCCGACGATACTCGCATCAACATCAGACTCGTCTACACCGACACCAATCACACGCGTCCCAACAGGCGGAGCCAGCTGGCCCCAGATTGTCCAGATCACCTACCGAACAAGATACATGCAGGAGGCGCTCAAACTGCTGATGAACCCGCTGCGGCCTGATTATGACCTGATCACGCCCGAGGAGATCTACCGCTTCACCAACCTTCAAGAGCAGGTTCTGAGGGAGAACCCCAAAGATATGCTTGCTCTCATTGGCTCAGCCATGGCCGAGTACTCCTTCGCGCGAGCTCAAAACGATACTCTGGGCCTTCCGCTCGATGACCCCATCATACAGGAACGTCTCTCGACACTGATCAAGCTCTTGGTGTTGAAAGACGCTGCTGGCGTTGGTCGTGCGTTGGCCGCCTGGGCAGCCAGAAGCCCAGATGGTTATGTTGGCAGTTGGATCGACAATATGACGACTAAACTCCTCCTTCCGTCGGCTGATAGACACACCCACATCACCTTTGACCAAATCCTGGAGCTCACCAACGAGTTTACCTGGCCCTTTTGTcacctccagctcttcctccaaaCCTCGACGCCTCCAACTGACCAGAGCAATAACCAACAAGCACCTGCAGCCGATAGGCAGCCGTCTACACTCGACTCCTTGACCAGCGCCATGGACAGGGCAATCGACAAGAAGAATCTGACCTGGGTGGGGATTGTGCTTTCGCTAAACGTGGAAGTGGTCCAGCAGCTCAAGGGCAGAGCCCAAAGCCGCTTCCTCGGGCTGATCCCATCTCCCCGGGAACCCCTTCCGGTCAACACAGCCGGTCCCGTACCGGAACAGTCGCTCCAAATGGCCGAGAACTTGCTATCTGTCATTGAAGCCCTCATGAGGGGCAGCCCACCCGGGGCAAGACAGCCGCAGCTTCCGCCAGAGGTTGTCATCAAGCTATCTGACCTCTGGGAGCTCGTCGCCAACCCGGAGCTGGACCTCTCGGCCAAACAGCAGATCATCACGCGGTGGCTGCCGCTGCTCCTAAACTTCATCACGTTGCACACCCAGGCTTTTGACGCGAGCAAGGCCTCTAGTGACATTCGCGCGCGACTGCTGGTTGTCTGCGCGGGTCTGATGCAGGAATTGGACGCGCTGCACGGACCGGGTGCTCATACTAGGGGGCTGGCGGCCAGGGTGTTTGACTTGGGGTGTGTGCTGAGTGATAATTTGCCCGAGGAGCAAAGGGGGCAGTGTGTGAGAGCGTTGTTCGGGACGGGGAGTGGCaatggtgggggggatgggaggttgaggtatttgttgagctgggcggGGAGTGGGAGCAATGGGTGTGAGGGGATTTGGGTTAGTGTTAGGAACGGGGGAGGCAGGTGGCGATgggggggcagcagcagggacaGGTGA